GTCCTGATCGCCAGCACGCGCCGGGTGGCCCGGCTGGCCCGTGAACTGGACGGCGAGCGCAAGGAACGCGCCGACGATATCCTGGCCGACCTGAACGCCGCCATCGAGTCGGTGCGGCGTTTTGCGCGCAACCTGCGCCCCAGTGTGCTGGACGACCTGGGGCTGCTGCCCGCGCTGGAATGGCTGGCCGGTCAGGCGCAGACCAGCACCCGCCTGGAAGTCAGCGGATCGGAACGCAGATTGCCGCCCGCCGTGGAACTCACGGTGTTCCGGCTCACGCAGGAAGCCCTGAACAACGTGGACAAGCACGCCCGGGCGCAGAGCGCCGCCATTCGCGTGGCCTTCCGTGAGGATCACGTGCGCGTGGTTGTCTCCGATGACGGACGCGGTTTCACCAATGAACAGGCCGAGGCGCAGGCGAACGCTGGACATCTGGGGCTGATCGGCCTGCGCGAACGGGTGGAACTGGCCGGCGGCGAACTGGAAGTAGAAAGCGCCCCAGGGCAGGGCACGAGGCTCACTTTTACGCTGCCGGGGTGAAGGAAGCGGCTGGCGAAGAGTCGATAGCTGATAGCCACGAACGCTCTTTGCGAGGGTATCTTTCCCCCATGACCAGCGATTCTGAGCCTCGTCGCCGTTTCCGCGAGTACGGGTTGAGCGTGGGCTTGTTGCCGCCCGGCCCGCTGAATGCCATTACGGACGTGCCGGGCGTACGCGTCGGCCAGGTCACGCTTATGGAGGGGGAGGGGGTGCGCACAGGCGTCACCGCCCTGGTGCCACACGGTGGAAACATCTTTCAGGAGCGCGTTCCGGCCGGAATTGCGGTAGGCAACGGGTTCGGGAAACTGGCCGGAATCACCCAGGTTCACGAACTGGGCGAACTGGAAACGCCCATTGTTCTGACCAATACCCTGAGCGTCGCGGCAGGTCTGGCGGGGCTGATCGAATGGACGCTCAGGCAACCCGGCAACGAGGATGTGCGCAGCGTGAACGCCGTGGTGGGCGAAACGAACGACGGACTCTTGAACGACATCCGTGCCCGCGTCGTCACACCAGAGCATGTCCTGAATGCTCTTGAAATCGCTGCTGAATTCGTCGAGGAAGGCGCCGTGGGCGCCGGCGCGGGCACGGTCTGCTTCGGCTGGAAAGGCGGAATCGGCACGGGTTCCCGGCGACTGGACATTGCTGGCGAGCCGTACACGCTGGGCACCCTGGTGCAGACGAATTACGGCGGCCATCTGCACATCTGCGGCGTCCCGATTGACCTGCCCCCGCCTGCCCAGAACACTGGGGACGGCTCCGTGATGATCGTTCTCGCCACGGACGCTCCCCTGTCCGACCGAAATTTAACGCGACTGGCGAAACGCGCGTTCCTGGCTCTGGGACGTACTGGATCGTACATGGCCAACAGTTCCGGCGATTACGCTATCGCTTTCAGCACCAGCGAGAAAGTGCGCCGTGGCCGTCAAAAGTCAGCCGTTCAGCACACGGCCGACCTTCCAAACGACCTCATGACCCCGCTGTTTCAGGCGGCCGTGGAAGCGACGGAGGAAGCCATTTACAACTCTTTGTTTAAAGCTCACACCGTCACGGGACAGGGCGGAAAAACCATCCACGCTCTGCCCATTCCAGAGGTGCTGGAGCGCGTGACCCACCCTCCACGATCCCACCCATAACTGCAAGGGACATTTCAAGCCGAGGCCGTAGCCATACGCAACGAGCCCGGATGCCGCCTTACAGAGCCAACAAGCGCCCATGTCCCACCCCTGCCCAGTGCAACGCTGGCTCCCCCTGTTCTTTGGATAGGGGGCTGGGGGTAGACCATACGCCAGGCTAGCCAGCGCCCGACGCATTACACTCCTGCCATGAGCGCAGCGGGAAAGTCGGTTCTGGTGATCGTGGCAGGCAGCATCGCGGCGGTGAAGGCCCCGGCAGTGCTGCGGCGGCTGCGCGAGCAGGGGGCCCAGACACAGGTGCTGGCCACGCGGGCGGCCCTGGCGTTCATCACGGAGTTGAGCCTGGCCACGGCGGCGGGCACACCAGTAGCGACCGATGAGACGTGGTTCTCGCCGCGAGCGGACGCCCAGCATCTGACGCTGGGCAAGGTGGACGCCGTGGTAATCGTGGGCGCGTCGGCGGAACTGCTGGCGCGCGCGGCGGGCGGGCATGGCAGTGATCTGGCATCGGCGACCCTGCTCAGTGTGCAGTGTCCGGTGCTGTGGGTGCCGGCCATGAATGAGCGCATGTGGGGGCATCCGGCGGTGCAGGCGAACGTGGCGACGGTGCGGGGCTGGGGGCATGGGTTCCTGGGGCCGGCGGTGGGCGCGTTCGGCACAGCGGGCGAGGGCAGCGGCGTGGGCCGCATGAGTGAACCCGAGGAGATCGCAGCGCGGGTGCTGGAACTGCTCGGCGGGCCGGGTGACGTTGACGTTTCCCCAATTCAGGCGATTCAGGACATGCGCGGCCTGCGCGTGGTGGTCTCGGCGGGGCCGACGCGGGAGTACCTTGACCCGGTGCGCTTCATCAGTAACCCCAGCAGTGGAAAGATGGGGTTTGCGGTGGCCCAGGAGGCGCGTGACCGTGGCGCGCAGGTGACGCTGGTGACCGGCCCGGTCAACCTGGCTGACCCGGCAGGCGTGCGGGTGGTGCGGATCGAGTCGGCCCTGCAACTCCGGGATGAGGTGGTGGGGGCAGCCGAGTCGGCAGATATCGTGGTGATGACGGCGGCGGTGGCGGATTACCGCGCGGCGGAACTGGCCACGGAAAAGCAGGCGAAGGTGGCGGGGGACGTGACTGTTCACCTGACCCCGAATCCGGACATTCTGGCGGAACTGGGCCGCAACAAGGGTGAACGCGTGCTGGTGGGGTTTGCGATGGAAACGCACGCGGGCGTGGAGCGGGCGGCGGGCAAAGCGCAGCGCAAGAACGCGGATTTCATTCTGCTGAATTACCCCACGCGCGAAGGTACGGCTTTCGGCGGGGACGACAACGAAGTGACGCTGGTGCGCGCAGACGGTTCGCATGAGGACTGGCCGCGCATGAGTAAACGTGAAGTGGCGCGGAAGTTGCTCGACGCGGCGCTGCAGGTGAAGCAGAAAGCCGCTCCAGGTTGACAGAAAGAGAGCCGGAAAGCGTAGAGAAGCACCCGCACACTGACGCCGATCCGTAACCCATTTACCAGGGACGACTTCTTGCCTGGCTTTCCAGGTTCTCCACTTCCTTTCCCAGCCACGAGCAACAGGCCAAGCACCGTCTTTTTCTGGACGCCTGCGGAAAGCTTCCTTGCGTTATTCAACTTTTATACATAGCATTCCTGTGATGCTCAGCAAGGAACAACGTCAGAAACGAATTCAGGAAATTATTGCGCGCGAAAGCGTGTCCACGCAGGCCGACCTGGTCAATTTCCTTCAGAAGGAAGGCATTCACGTGACGCAGGCGACCATCAGCCGCGACATCAACGAGCTGCGGCTGGTTCGCCTGCCCATCGGCAAGGGCCGGCACCGTTACGCGCTGGCGCAGTACGGCGCCCACGCCGACGTGGAGGAGCAGGTGGCGCGGCTTTTTCAGAATTTCGTGAATGACGTCGATCGTGGGGAGAACATGCTGGTGATTCGCACGGCGGAGGGACACGCTTCAGGGGTGGCCCTGCTGCTCGACCGCTGGCGGCGGGACGACATCGTGGGCACCATTGCCGGGGAAGACACGATTTTCGTGGTGGCCCGCACCACCGAGGAAGGCGAGGCGCTCATGGAGGAACTGCACGCACTGATGCTGGGGTAAGAAGAGAAATATCTTGTCCCCTCTACTGCCTACGGAACGTCCTCGTCGTCAAATTCGGGGATGTTCCCAATGGGCAGCTGCACGTGGACAGTGGTACCGGTGCCGGGTTCGCTTTCCAGCCAGATACGCCCGTGGTGGGCGTCCACGATGCCCTTGGCGATCGATAACCCGAGGCCGGCGCCGCCCTGGTCGCGGCTGCGGCTATCCTCGACGCGGTAGAAGCGGTCGAACAGGCGTTCCAGGTGTTCGGGGGGAATGCCGGGGCCGTCGTCGCACACGCTGAGGCGCACTTCCTGGCCGCCCTCCTGCGGGGTGCTGGCCAGCGTGACAGTTTTTGCGCCGGCTTTCAGGGCGTTGCCGACCAGGTTGATGATGACCTGGCGCAGCCTGTCCGGGTCGCCCTCGAAGGGCACGTCCTGCCCGCTGGTGGTCAGGGTGCTGTCCTGGGCAGTGGCGAGCGGTTCGAGTTCGCGGGCCACGTCGGTGAGAAACATCAGTGAGAAGATGGGTTGCAGCGTCATTTGCAGGGCGCCGCTGTCGGAGCGGGCAAGTTGCAGCAGGCTGGCGATCAGGTTGGTGAGGCGTTCGGATTCGCTCTGGATGATCCTCAGGCTCTCGGCCTGTTGCCCGCTGGGGTTGGTGCGCCGCAGCAGATAGCTGGCGTGGCCCTGAATGGCGGTGACGGGCGTGCGCAGTTCGTGGCTGGCGTCACTGGTGAAGCGCCGCTGGGCCTCGAAGCTGGCTTCCAGGCGACCCAGCATGGCGTTCAGCGAGGCGGCCAGCGCCTGCACCTCGTCGCCGGTCTGGGGTTCGGGCACGCGTTCGCCCAGGTTCTGCCCGCTGATGCCCTCGGCAGCCTGCCTGACCTGCCGCAGGGGGCGCAGCGCCTGCCCGGCCAGGAAGTACGCGCCCACGCCACTCAGCAGGAGGCCACTGAGGAACAGCAGCAAAAAGACGCGTTGCAGCGAGGTCATGGTCTGCTGAATGGGCTGGAGGCTGCGGCCCACGTAGGAGATCACGTAGCTGGACGGCGGTTTCAGGTCGATGGGAGCCGCACTGACGGGTTCCAGCTGCATTTCACCGATGGTGACCAGCACGCGGTACGGCACCAGCGTTCCGGCCTTGCTGTACGGCGGTTTGACGGTTCTGTTGACGATGATGCGCCCGCCGGGAGACTGCACCAGGTTCACCAGTTCATCGTCCGTCAGGATGAAGGGATGCTGGTCGCTGATGCCGGTCACGGTGGTGCGCGAGTACTTCTGGATGGTGCGCACGCCCTGGATCAGCGCGGCGCGGCGGGCGCCAGGCTGGTTGGCGGCCAGGCCGTCGATCAGGGTCTGTCGGTCATACACGCCCAGGTTCTCGATCTGAATGGCGTCGTTGGGGAACAGGTAGCGCGCGCGCGGGATAACCCCCTCGGCGTCCCGTTCCGCCCCGGTCTTCATGGAGGTCAGGGCTAGTTGCCCGATCAGTTTCTCGACGGCGCGGTATTCGTCGCCCAGCGTGGCGTCCAGCGTGCCGATCAGGTTGCGGTTCATCAAGACCAGTGCGGCCACGGCCACCAGGCCCAG
This is a stretch of genomic DNA from Deinococcus fonticola. It encodes these proteins:
- a CDS encoding P1 family peptidase — its product is MTSDSEPRRRFREYGLSVGLLPPGPLNAITDVPGVRVGQVTLMEGEGVRTGVTALVPHGGNIFQERVPAGIAVGNGFGKLAGITQVHELGELETPIVLTNTLSVAAGLAGLIEWTLRQPGNEDVRSVNAVVGETNDGLLNDIRARVVTPEHVLNALEIAAEFVEEGAVGAGAGTVCFGWKGGIGTGSRRLDIAGEPYTLGTLVQTNYGGHLHICGVPIDLPPPAQNTGDGSVMIVLATDAPLSDRNLTRLAKRAFLALGRTGSYMANSSGDYAIAFSTSEKVRRGRQKSAVQHTADLPNDLMTPLFQAAVEATEEAIYNSLFKAHTVTGQGGKTIHALPIPEVLERVTHPPRSHP
- the coaBC gene encoding bifunctional phosphopantothenoylcysteine decarboxylase/phosphopantothenate--cysteine ligase CoaBC, whose protein sequence is MSAAGKSVLVIVAGSIAAVKAPAVLRRLREQGAQTQVLATRAALAFITELSLATAAGTPVATDETWFSPRADAQHLTLGKVDAVVIVGASAELLARAAGGHGSDLASATLLSVQCPVLWVPAMNERMWGHPAVQANVATVRGWGHGFLGPAVGAFGTAGEGSGVGRMSEPEEIAARVLELLGGPGDVDVSPIQAIQDMRGLRVVVSAGPTREYLDPVRFISNPSSGKMGFAVAQEARDRGAQVTLVTGPVNLADPAGVRVVRIESALQLRDEVVGAAESADIVVMTAAVADYRAAELATEKQAKVAGDVTVHLTPNPDILAELGRNKGERVLVGFAMETHAGVERAAGKAQRKNADFILLNYPTREGTAFGGDDNEVTLVRADGSHEDWPRMSKREVARKLLDAALQVKQKAAPG
- the argR gene encoding arginine repressor — translated: MLSKEQRQKRIQEIIARESVSTQADLVNFLQKEGIHVTQATISRDINELRLVRLPIGKGRHRYALAQYGAHADVEEQVARLFQNFVNDVDRGENMLVIRTAEGHASGVALLLDRWRRDDIVGTIAGEDTIFVVARTTEEGEALMEELHALMLG
- a CDS encoding sensor histidine kinase, producing MTLRWRLTLLYTALLAFLLGLVAVAALVLMNRNLIGTLDATLGDEYRAVEKLIGQLALTSMKTGAERDAEGVIPRARYLFPNDAIQIENLGVYDRQTLIDGLAANQPGARRAALIQGVRTIQKYSRTTVTGISDQHPFILTDDELVNLVQSPGGRIIVNRTVKPPYSKAGTLVPYRVLVTIGEMQLEPVSAAPIDLKPPSSYVISYVGRSLQPIQQTMTSLQRVFLLLFLSGLLLSGVGAYFLAGQALRPLRQVRQAAEGISGQNLGERVPEPQTGDEVQALAASLNAMLGRLEASFEAQRRFTSDASHELRTPVTAIQGHASYLLRRTNPSGQQAESLRIIQSESERLTNLIASLLQLARSDSGALQMTLQPIFSLMFLTDVARELEPLATAQDSTLTTSGQDVPFEGDPDRLRQVIINLVGNALKAGAKTVTLASTPQEGGQEVRLSVCDDGPGIPPEHLERLFDRFYRVEDSRSRDQGGAGLGLSIAKGIVDAHHGRIWLESEPGTGTTVHVQLPIGNIPEFDDEDVP